A DNA window from uncultured Methanoregula sp. contains the following coding sequences:
- a CDS encoding putative manganese-dependent inorganic diphosphatase — protein sequence MSQIYLFGHQKPDTDSIASVIGYAEYKNISEPGRYVPARCGELNPESRWVLEHFSLTEPVYIPSVEPKLADIRYKPVFALSDDVPTVDVATLMAREGIRNVVITDPLGKPVGMVGEHALALACIETIHLSELAVTPIPVETLARILNATIIVSAHRHLEGRVYIAIDALHVTLGKMTRNDIAVVGDDEPAQLAFISAGIACLIIAEGAPVGERVAHAAKDKGVFVLSTGLDAFGVGKMINLSLPARAIMETNVPVLSCGETIAHARRVVSGSKFRAACVVDKQGKLSGILTRTTLLDEVRRPVILLDHNEASQAVEGIGEAEILEIIDHHRLGAISTLKPIHFLNEPVGATSTIIAMKFKESGLKPSKAIAGALLCGILSDTLALKMSTTTLRDKKAVEFLSPLACEDPDKLGIVLLEQAMDLSGAPLDAILARDMKIFDLSSKKIVIAQVMVPSFSWNRERDIDIQKEILSIRTGSGADLALVLFTSVTENASELYGTAEPGFLRTVFGNDLPIRLDGVMSRKKDFLPLLGEKLRTLAR from the coding sequence ATGAGCCAGATTTATCTTTTCGGTCACCAGAAACCTGACACTGACAGTATTGCAAGTGTCATCGGGTATGCTGAATACAAAAATATTTCAGAGCCCGGGCGATACGTTCCGGCCCGGTGCGGCGAGCTGAATCCTGAGAGCCGGTGGGTGCTCGAACATTTCTCTCTTACGGAGCCCGTGTATATTCCTTCAGTTGAGCCAAAGCTGGCCGATATCCGGTATAAACCTGTCTTTGCTCTTTCTGATGATGTGCCTACGGTCGATGTTGCAACCCTGATGGCCCGGGAAGGGATACGGAATGTTGTGATAACCGATCCTCTTGGAAAACCGGTCGGGATGGTAGGCGAGCATGCCCTTGCGCTTGCCTGCATAGAAACTATCCATCTGTCAGAGCTTGCGGTTACTCCCATTCCTGTCGAGACCCTGGCAAGGATCCTGAATGCCACAATCATCGTATCTGCCCACCGGCATCTCGAAGGGCGGGTGTATATTGCAATCGATGCCCTGCATGTGACGCTCGGCAAGATGACCCGGAACGATATCGCAGTTGTCGGTGATGATGAGCCGGCCCAGCTGGCGTTTATCTCTGCCGGCATTGCCTGCCTGATCATTGCCGAGGGGGCCCCTGTCGGCGAGCGGGTTGCTCATGCGGCCAAAGACAAGGGTGTCTTTGTCCTCTCAACCGGCCTTGACGCATTCGGCGTAGGCAAAATGATAAACCTCTCGCTTCCTGCCCGGGCGATCATGGAGACCAATGTACCGGTACTCTCGTGCGGCGAGACGATTGCCCATGCCCGCAGGGTTGTATCCGGTTCAAAATTCCGGGCAGCCTGTGTTGTGGACAAACAAGGGAAGCTTTCCGGCATACTCACCCGTACAACTCTTCTGGATGAAGTGCGAAGACCGGTCATCCTGCTCGATCATAATGAAGCCTCGCAGGCGGTCGAGGGCATTGGGGAAGCCGAGATACTGGAGATTATCGATCACCACCGGCTTGGCGCAATCTCGACCTTAAAACCGATTCATTTTCTCAATGAACCGGTTGGTGCAACGTCAACTATCATTGCCATGAAATTCAAAGAATCCGGCCTGAAGCCATCAAAAGCAATAGCCGGGGCGCTCCTCTGCGGGATCCTTTCGGACACTCTTGCCCTGAAAATGTCAACAACAACCCTGCGGGATAAAAAAGCAGTCGAGTTCTTATCTCCCCTGGCGTGTGAGGATCCTGATAAACTCGGGATTGTACTTCTCGAACAGGCAATGGATCTCTCCGGCGCCCCGCTGGATGCCATTCTTGCCCGGGATATGAAAATATTCGATCTCTCCTCCAAAAAGATCGTGATCGCCCAGGTCATGGTACCCTCCTTCTCCTGGAACCGGGAGCGGGATATCGATATCCAGAAGGAAATTCTCTCAATAAGAACAGGATCCGGCGCAGATCTCGCGCTTGTCCTCTTTACCAGCGTTACGGAAAATGCAAGCGAACTTTACGGGACCGCCGAACCGGGCTTTTTAAGAACGGTCTTCGGGAACGATCTGCCCATCCGGCTGGATGGGGTAATGTCCCGCAAGAAGGATTTCCTCCCGCTGCTGGGGGAAAAACTCCGCACCCTTGCCCGCTGA
- the nudC gene encoding NAD(+) diphosphatase, whose amino-acid sequence MDHIARFEAGSLSKQYPLPGTIPADARIVAVRENEVCVRAGRDPTIFLPPSWEIPESMKESPQYLGNLGPAPCYVLEIPRGMSCPDGFVLSGARELAGRIPEEELAIAGLALQIDDYNRTTRFCGKCGTRTVSSLIERAKICPACNHITYARLSPAIVVLVRKDESILMVHGKQAPKGRFSLVAGFVEPGETIEHAVHREVREEAGIEISHVRYLASEPWPFPNSLMIAFVADYANGTVTPDGTEIESAGWFDRNTIPNIPPKISITHMLITRWISGDLPES is encoded by the coding sequence ATGGATCATATTGCACGTTTTGAGGCGGGTTCCCTCTCCAAACAGTACCCGCTTCCCGGGACAATACCGGCAGATGCACGGATTGTTGCGGTCCGGGAGAACGAGGTCTGTGTCCGGGCGGGCCGCGATCCTACCATCTTTCTGCCGCCATCATGGGAAATCCCCGAATCGATGAAAGAATCCCCCCAGTATCTTGGAAACCTGGGCCCGGCGCCTTGTTATGTTCTTGAGATCCCCCGTGGTATGTCTTGCCCGGATGGATTTGTACTGTCCGGAGCCCGGGAACTTGCCGGCAGAATTCCGGAAGAAGAGCTCGCCATTGCCGGTCTTGCTCTCCAGATAGATGATTACAACCGCACCACCCGGTTCTGTGGAAAATGCGGCACCAGGACCGTCTCATCCCTGATAGAACGGGCAAAGATCTGTCCTGCATGCAACCATATTACGTATGCCCGGCTCTCCCCGGCAATCGTTGTCCTTGTAAGAAAGGACGAGTCCATCCTGATGGTTCATGGAAAACAGGCCCCAAAGGGAAGATTCAGTCTTGTGGCCGGTTTTGTTGAGCCGGGTGAGACGATCGAGCACGCGGTCCACCGGGAAGTACGGGAAGAGGCCGGGATTGAAATATCCCATGTCAGGTATCTGGCCAGCGAACCCTGGCCGTTTCCCAACTCGCTGATGATAGCTTTTGTTGCAGATTATGCCAACGGGACGGTGACTCCGGATGGAACCGAGATTGAATCCGCCGGCTGGTTTGATCGTAATACTATCCCGAATATTCCGCCAAAGATCAGTATAACGCATATGCTCATAACCCGGTGGATCTCCGGAGACCTTCCCGAGTCTTAA
- a CDS encoding HD domain-containing protein has translation MEGKYSEICTYVLGILGKDGSHGMDHVLRVTRLCRMIGRKESADMAILVPAALLHDIARPQEKATGIPHETEGARLAGLYLASIGYPEHLIPVITDAISTHRFRSMEKPGTLEAQILSDADKLDAMGAVGIARTFMRAAEHGGNLDDAVMHFHDKLLHLHERMYTRTAQEIAQKRHALLVLFLSRLEEERDTSS, from the coding sequence ATGGAAGGGAAATATTCAGAGATCTGCACGTATGTGCTGGGGATACTGGGAAAAGACGGCTCCCATGGAATGGACCATGTTCTTCGGGTTACCCGGCTGTGCCGGATGATCGGCAGGAAAGAATCTGCCGATATGGCAATCCTGGTTCCCGCGGCGCTTCTTCATGATATTGCCCGGCCGCAGGAGAAAGCCACCGGTATCCCGCATGAGACCGAAGGGGCGCGGCTGGCAGGGCTGTACCTGGCATCCATCGGGTATCCTGAACATCTCATCCCGGTAATAACCGATGCCATCAGCACGCACCGGTTCCGTTCAATGGAAAAGCCCGGCACCCTGGAAGCGCAAATCCTGTCCGATGCCGATAAACTGGACGCCATGGGTGCCGTGGGGATTGCCCGGACATTCATGCGGGCTGCCGAGCATGGCGGAAACCTGGATGATGCAGTTATGCATTTTCACGACAAACTGCTCCATCTGCATGAACGCATGTATACCCGTACGGCACAGGAAATTGCCCAAAAACGCCATGCTCTTCTGGTTCTGTTTCTCTCCCGGCTCGAAGAAGAACGGGATACATCCTCATAG
- a CDS encoding response regulator has translation MITILLVDDQPELLEITRIFLEKDGDLIVDTASSAEEALRMLHEKKYDAVVSDYNMPEMDGIEFLNEFMSLAIDKPFIIFTGKDREDIVIRALNSGADFYLQKSGDPKSQYAELRNMVHQAVMRKRVEEALIRSEVNHRTIVEAIEDSIYMVDKNCRYLFMNTYHQKRLGIQNGDYIGRDYREFHTPEASARFAASVHKSIESGKSVQDEYCSRDRWFIRRLSPVRNETLERVFAVTVISAETTGRKKIEEALRITDENYRIVVEATQDSIYTVDPRGRYLFMNNHHKNRLGISGDNYYLQEYGEFHTQDQNTAFTDSLGEVIRSKKPREETYSLNNRTFLRKMYPVFDQSGNELIAISVISLDTTGRQDPV, from the coding sequence ATGATTACCATTCTCCTGGTTGATGACCAGCCGGAACTGCTTGAAATCACCCGGATCTTCCTTGAAAAAGACGGGGATCTGATTGTTGATACTGCCTCATCTGCAGAAGAGGCCCTCCGGATGCTCCATGAGAAGAAGTACGATGCGGTAGTCTCCGACTACAATATGCCGGAGATGGATGGGATCGAGTTTCTGAACGAGTTCATGAGCCTGGCTATCGATAAACCATTCATCATTTTCACGGGAAAAGACCGGGAGGACATCGTAATCCGGGCTCTCAACTCAGGCGCTGACTTTTATCTCCAGAAAAGCGGGGATCCGAAGAGCCAGTATGCCGAACTCCGGAACATGGTGCACCAGGCAGTGATGCGGAAGAGAGTGGAAGAGGCTCTTATCCGCTCGGAAGTCAACCACCGGACCATTGTAGAAGCAATCGAGGATTCCATCTACATGGTGGACAAGAACTGCCGCTATCTCTTCATGAACACCTATCACCAGAAGCGGCTTGGAATCCAGAACGGAGATTATATTGGCCGCGATTACCGGGAATTCCACACTCCCGAAGCGAGCGCACGGTTCGCGGCTAGCGTTCATAAAAGTATTGAATCGGGCAAATCTGTCCAGGACGAATACTGCAGCCGGGACCGCTGGTTTATCCGGCGGCTGAGCCCGGTCCGGAACGAGACCCTGGAACGGGTATTTGCAGTAACGGTCATATCGGCCGAAACCACCGGGCGGAAGAAGATCGAAGAGGCACTCCGGATAACCGATGAGAATTACCGGATTGTTGTCGAGGCCACCCAGGACTCCATTTACACCGTAGATCCCCGGGGAAGATACCTGTTCATGAACAATCACCATAAAAACCGGCTCGGCATTTCCGGGGATAATTATTATTTGCAAGAGTATGGCGAGTTCCATACCCAAGATCAGAACACGGCATTTACGGATTCCCTCGGGGAGGTCATCAGGTCCAAAAAACCTCGTGAAGAGACCTATAGCCTGAACAACCGGACATTCCTCCGGAAGATGTACCCGGTCTTTGACCAGTCCGGAAACGAACTCATCGCAATATCGGTAATCTCACTGGATACGACCGGGCGTCAAGACCCGGTTTAA
- a CDS encoding HDIG domain-containing metalloprotein: MPDPIRSCEKMLRDSGCSSKVIAHCRAVTECAREYASHNPDINFDLVLSGSMLHDIGRSRTHTIHHAQEGADLLRQLGCPEELARIVECHTGAGLTADECTLLGLSPRNCIPETTEEKIVAHADNLIAGRHRTSIEQSIGSAIHLPKKARKRMYRLSCEVELLCRE, encoded by the coding sequence ATGCCTGATCCGATACGATCCTGCGAGAAGATGCTGCGCGATTCCGGGTGCAGCAGCAAAGTGATTGCACATTGCCGGGCGGTGACCGAGTGCGCCCGGGAATATGCTTCCCATAACCCGGATATCAATTTTGATCTCGTACTATCCGGATCCATGCTTCACGATATCGGCAGGAGCCGGACCCATACGATACACCATGCCCAGGAAGGAGCAGATCTCCTTAGGCAGCTAGGGTGTCCTGAAGAACTGGCCCGGATCGTGGAATGCCATACCGGTGCCGGTCTTACGGCCGATGAATGTACGCTTCTTGGCCTCTCTCCCCGGAACTGTATTCCGGAAACAACGGAAGAGAAGATAGTTGCGCATGCAGACAACCTGATAGCCGGTCGCCACCGGACATCCATTGAACAGAGTATCGGATCTGCCATTCACCTCCCGAAGAAAGCAAGGAAACGGATGTACCGCCTTTCCTGCGAAGTTGAACTGTTGTGCCGGGAATAA
- a CDS encoding transcription factor, whose translation MDPTEDAINDPAIRAYLHRLVGDEGLNLLERFPKEGEHSDEDLAAKTGINLNSVRHTLYTLYEKRLAEYHRIKNNETGWLTYLWQLRTDHIYDAIREDMATVLEKLARREKYEEENDFYICKDCHLIFTFPQAMNIDFKCPDCDQPMGHFDNEMLLKSLKHRIEDIRKSLGHA comes from the coding sequence ATGGATCCAACGGAAGACGCGATAAACGATCCCGCGATACGTGCGTATCTTCACCGCCTTGTTGGCGATGAAGGTCTCAACCTTCTTGAACGCTTTCCCAAGGAAGGCGAACACAGTGATGAAGATCTCGCGGCAAAGACCGGCATCAACTTGAACTCGGTCCGGCACACGCTCTATACCCTGTACGAGAAACGCCTTGCTGAATACCACCGGATCAAGAACAATGAGACCGGCTGGCTGACGTATCTCTGGCAGCTCAGGACCGACCATATCTATGATGCTATCCGGGAAGACATGGCAACCGTTCTTGAGAAACTTGCCCGCCGGGAAAAATACGAGGAAGAGAATGATTTCTATATCTGCAAGGACTGTCACCTGATCTTCACCTTCCCCCAGGCAATGAACATTGATTTCAAATGCCCCGACTGCGACCAGCCCATGGGGCATTTCGATAACGAGATGCTGCTCAAATCCCTGAAACACCGGATTGAGGATATCCGGAAATCTCTCGGGCATGCCTGA
- a CDS encoding ATP-grasp domain-containing protein: MKGRVLVAGFSTRHVAQSAYNAGYEVCSVDYFCDQDLAWYTKDREKFEDLSDLPDAIEKICRRHTFDLFVPTSGAEELSVPLPLSGTPRETVARFMDKLHTQHFFEENSLPVPRIRPEGEFPAMIKPRRGAGGWRNAIIENPAAMDAWRSFFPDVPYICQEIVEGTPASVCCVANGKEARAIAVNGQILRGTGESAFGFSGSITPFCHPQSEQMIRMAERIAALSGCRGTLGIDFVAGTDQAYPIEINPRFQGTVDTVERACGCNLFDYHVNACAGTLPGSGPAARQVAVRSILFADRDLTIRADLSRFKEFVADIPWPGAELEEDQAIVSIYGWGENAESARALLDKHITIIRQYMR; the protein is encoded by the coding sequence GTGAAGGGACGGGTTCTTGTTGCCGGCTTTTCAACCCGCCATGTAGCACAATCGGCATATAATGCCGGTTATGAAGTCTGTTCGGTCGATTATTTCTGTGACCAGGATCTCGCGTGGTACACGAAAGATCGTGAGAAATTTGAGGATCTTTCAGATCTTCCCGATGCAATCGAGAAGATCTGCAGGCGCCATACGTTCGATCTTTTCGTACCCACATCCGGGGCAGAAGAACTATCAGTCCCGCTGCCGCTCTCTGGAACCCCCCGGGAAACGGTTGCGCGGTTCATGGATAAACTGCATACACAGCACTTTTTTGAGGAGAATTCCCTTCCCGTCCCGCGAATACGGCCGGAGGGGGAGTTCCCTGCCATGATCAAACCCCGGCGGGGTGCCGGGGGATGGAGAAATGCCATTATTGAGAATCCGGCTGCTATGGATGCCTGGCGATCGTTCTTTCCGGATGTGCCGTACATATGCCAGGAAATTGTTGAAGGAACCCCCGCAAGCGTCTGCTGTGTTGCAAACGGAAAAGAAGCACGGGCAATTGCGGTCAATGGCCAGATTCTCCGGGGTACGGGCGAATCCGCGTTCGGGTTCTCCGGCTCGATCACACCGTTTTGTCATCCACAGTCCGAACAGATGATCCGGATGGCGGAACGTATCGCTGCCCTCAGCGGGTGCCGGGGCACTCTTGGCATTGATTTTGTTGCCGGAACCGACCAGGCATATCCCATCGAGATCAATCCCCGGTTCCAGGGAACCGTTGATACGGTTGAGCGCGCCTGCGGCTGCAACCTGTTCGATTATCATGTGAATGCCTGTGCCGGGACTCTTCCCGGGAGTGGCCCCGCGGCCCGGCAGGTTGCCGTACGAAGTATCCTGTTTGCCGATCGCGATCTGACAATCAGAGCGGACCTCAGCCGGTTCAAGGAATTTGTTGCCGATATTCCCTGGCCGGGAGCCGAACTGGAAGAAGACCAGGCCATCGTGAGCATATACGGCTGGGGAGAGAATGCCGAGTCTGCCCGGGCATTGCTGGATAAACATATTACCATCATCCGACAATATATGCGCTGA
- a CDS encoding tRNA (cytidine(56)-2'-O)-methyltransferase codes for MPDHEVVILRIGHRPERDQRVTTHVGLTARALGAKGMFLASADKGVVQSIADVAERWGGDFFCQDNIKWRSCIREWKSSGGVVVHLTMYGLNLPDIIGEIRPKEKILVIVGAEKVPGEIYGLADYNVAVTGQPHSEISSLALFLDHLASGTGLAREFPGAKIRIIPSRAGKQTEEL; via the coding sequence ATGCCAGATCACGAAGTCGTTATTCTCAGGATCGGTCACCGGCCGGAGCGGGACCAGCGGGTAACAACCCATGTTGGCCTGACCGCCCGGGCCCTCGGGGCAAAAGGAATGTTCCTTGCCTCAGCCGACAAAGGGGTTGTCCAGAGTATAGCAGATGTTGCAGAACGATGGGGTGGCGATTTCTTCTGCCAGGACAATATCAAGTGGCGTTCCTGCATCAGGGAATGGAAAAGCAGCGGGGGAGTCGTTGTCCACCTGACCATGTACGGCCTCAACCTGCCGGACATCATCGGGGAGATCCGGCCAAAGGAGAAGATCCTCGTCATTGTCGGAGCGGAGAAAGTCCCCGGGGAGATCTATGGTCTTGCTGATTACAACGTGGCGGTCACCGGCCAACCCCATTCCGAGATCTCGAGTCTTGCCCTCTTCCTCGATCATCTGGCATCGGGAACGGGTCTTGCCCGCGAGTTTCCCGGCGCAAAGATCCGCATCATCCCCTCCCGCGCAGGAAAACAGACGGAGGAACTGTGA